From one Rhodamnia argentea isolate NSW1041297 chromosome 1, ASM2092103v1, whole genome shotgun sequence genomic stretch:
- the LOC125316402 gene encoding germin-like protein subfamily 1 member 7 yields MKFLPVSFLILALATAAAFAYDPSPLQDICVATNDLNSGVFVNGKFCKDPKQATADDFLFMGFRNPGNTSNPLGSKVTPAFVDQFPGLNTLGISMARIDFAPGGLNPPHTHPRGTEVLVVVEGTLLVGFVTSDQLNNTLFTKVLYKGDVFVFPIGLIHFQLNIGNTYALAFAGLSSQNPGVITIANAVFGAKPPISADVLTKAFQVDKKVVDYLQAQFWYDNN; encoded by the exons ATGAAGTTTCTTCCAGTTAGCTTTCTCATATTGGCTTTGGCAACTGCCGCTGCTTTCGCTTATGACCCGAGTCCTCTTCAGGACATATGCGTGGCCACCAATGACCTCAACTCTGGAG tatttgtgaatggaaagttctgCAAGGACCCAAAACAAGCAACAGCTGATGATTTCCTCTTTATGGGGTTCAGGAATCCTGGAAACACATCGAATCCGCTTGGATCAAAAGTCACACCGGCTTTCGTCGACCAATTTCCGGGACTCAACACTCTTGGAATATCCATGGCTCGCATCGACTTTGCTCCCGGCGGCCTAAATCCTCCCCACACTCACCCCCGCGGCACTGAGGTTCTGGTCGTGGTGGAGGGTACCCTACTTGTTGGCTTCGTCACATCCGACCAATTAAACAACACTCTCTTCACCAAAGTCCTGTACAAGGGCGACGTGTTTGTGTTCCCTATTGGTCTCATTCACTTTCAGTTGAACATCGGAAACACCTATGCGCTGGCCTTTGCCGGTCTGAGCAGCCAGAACCCGGGAGTCATTACCATTGCTAATGCCGTCTTCGGAGCAAAGCCACCCATTTCTGCTGATGTtctcaccaaggccttccaagTGGACAAGAAGGTTGTTGACTACCTCCAGGCACAGTTTTGGTACGACAACAACTAA
- the LOC125316415 gene encoding germin-like protein subfamily 1 member 13 has protein sequence MKCLPISFLILALATATAFAYDPSPLQDICVATNDLNSGVFVNGKFCKDPKQATADDFLFMGFRNPGNTSNPLGSKVTPAFVDQFPGLNTLGISMARIDFAPGGLNPPHTHPRGTEVLVVVEGTLLVGFVTSNQLNNTLFTKVLYKGDVFVFPIGLIHFQLNIGNTYALAFAGLSSQNPGVITIANAVFGAKPPISADVLTKAFQVDKKVVDYLQAQFWYDNN, from the exons ATGAAGTGTCTTCCAATTAGCTTTCTCATATTGGCCTTGGCAACTGCCACTGCTTTTGCTTATGACCCTAGTCCTCTTCAGGACATATGCGTGGCCACCAATGACCTCAACTCTGGAG tatttgtgaatggaaagttctgCAAGGACCCAAAACAAGCAACGGCTGATGATTTTCTCTTCATGGGGTTCAGGAATCCTGGAAACACATCGAATCCACTTGGATCAAAGGTCACACCGGCTTTCGTCGACCAATTTCCGGGACTCAACACTCTTGGAATATCCATGGCTCGCATCGACTTCGCTCCCGGTGGCCTAaaccctccccacactcaccCACGAGGCACCGAGGTTCTGGTCGTGGTGGAGGGTACGCTACTTGTTGGCTTCGTCACTTCCAACCAATTAAACAACACTCTCTTCACCAAAGTTCTGTACAAGGGGGACGTGTTTGTTTTCCCAATCGGCCTCATTCACTTCCAGTTGAATATCGGAAACACCTATGCACTGGCCTTTGCTGGTCTTAGCAGCCAGAACCCAGGAGTCATTACCATTGCTAATGCTGTCTTTGGAGCAAAGCCACCCATTTCTGCTGATGTtctcaccaaggccttccaagTGGACAAGAAGGTTGTTGACTACCTCCAGGCGCAGTTTTGGTACGACAACAACTAA
- the LOC115729883 gene encoding two-component response regulator 24-like encodes MASPSTGIDSGRGRERDNSGLMREKLSVLIVDEDVLTCRVLETLFCQLKVAKDILTEIATDGKEALDRHLSGLSFDIILMEMDLPIKDGPKVTRELRAMGAKSMIVGLTSRDSKGDKEAFMAAGLDECLEKPLTADKLKSLVETLEKKK; translated from the exons ATGGCGAGCCCCAGCACTGGGATCGATAGTGGACGTGGCAGGGAACGCGATAATTCTGGATTGATGAGAGAAAAGCTATCCGTGTTGATTGTGGATGAGGACGTGCTCACGTGTAGGGTGCTTGAGACACTTTTTTGCCAGCTCAAAGTTGCAAAAGACATCCTGACTGAGATTGCCACAGATGGAAAGGAGGCCTTGGATCGTCACCTTTCTGGATTATCTTTTGATATTATTCTCATGGAGATGGATTTGCCCATCAAGGATGGCCCGAAA GTGACGAGGGAGCTGCGAGCAATGGGGGCAAAGAGCATGATCGTGGGACTGACTTCACGGGACTCCAAAGGTGACAAGGAAGCTTTTATGGCGGCGGGTCTGGATGAGTGCCTTGAGAAGCCATTGACTGCTGATAAGCTCAAGTCTCTTGTTGAAACCCTGGAGAAAAAGAAGTAG